A region from the Kineothrix sp. IPX-CK genome encodes:
- a CDS encoding VirB4-like conjugal transfer ATPase, CD1110 family: MPYVEMTKDFSEVKKTVAFGLTIRQLIFFVAAGALGIAAYIYTKDKIGTTNAAILMFIIMVPEFFAAQYTKDGLPFEKHLKYFIETRFIRNKERPYKTMNLYDCMRLQEELNKEVERILLKNGNTTIKEIKDNPNAKLGKNSPLNKTGKIVVPSHGPIDRRTKRELEKAVKKAKRNGKIPESAQQTIPYEIPYADGIFESTPGYFTKTIAFDDVTYQLLDREDKNQIFESWCDLINYFDSTIHFQFSYYNQEIDKDEYAKDFKIPLQGDDYDLIRKEYSDMLLGQLAKGTNDIRKERYLTYGVKVDTYKDAKIRLGKVTTAVQKSLMKFNCKSKELDGYERLKLLHQIFHPGTKEKFLWNWDMPVKTGLSSKDFIAPSSFDFKFGPKLDASRYFRVGDRMGAAYYIKIMASDMEDRVIADLLALNRNMMINLHGDVYEQGKALTLVKEELSDIQQMKVREQKKAVQGGYDMDILPPDLVMYEEAAAKLTQDLQKRNERLMNTTITVILTGKNKKDIDEFEFECNGVLAPYQCSLVKLDNRQEQGYMSALPLGNNSIEIKRSFTTTNKAIFIPFTTSELFTKYGQYYGINALSNNIISASRKYLMNPNGLVFGKPGSGKTFFVKREILDVFLRTKDDRMIIDPEGEYKFLVRLLGGQVIKISLNSQYYINPMHINLSLLNKEDKEYDPILAKSNFVISFCELILGNKSTLTKKEISVIDSCCQKIYSEFALNPVPEKMPILEDLYNELMRQTGRAKQVGEDLAMALERYVTGSLSYFNHRTNVDIDNRLVCFDLKEIDKNQRDLAMLIITESIWDRVAENRKKKAYTWVDIDEFHVLLRNPMTAAYMVDIWKRFRKWGGIPTGITQNVKDLFKSPEIQNILDTTDFIAMLNQAGDDARILADHLDISEDEMGYIKTGEQGKGLLFAGNTKIPFTDEFPWNTLAYKVMTTKPEEALVS, from the coding sequence TTGCCTTATGTTGAAATGACTAAAGACTTTTCCGAAGTAAAAAAAACGGTAGCATTCGGGCTGACGATCAGGCAGCTCATTTTTTTTGTGGCTGCCGGCGCACTTGGGATAGCAGCGTACATATATACTAAAGATAAAATAGGTACAACCAACGCCGCTATACTTATGTTTATTATTATGGTCCCTGAGTTCTTTGCTGCACAATATACAAAGGACGGCTTACCGTTTGAGAAGCATCTTAAATATTTTATTGAGACACGTTTTATTAGAAATAAAGAGCGTCCATATAAAACAATGAATCTATATGACTGTATGAGGTTGCAGGAGGAATTGAATAAGGAGGTAGAAAGAATTTTGCTCAAAAATGGGAATACAACCATAAAGGAAATAAAAGATAACCCTAATGCTAAGCTTGGGAAAAACAGCCCGTTAAACAAAACGGGAAAAATAGTAGTACCGAGTCATGGACCCATCGATAGAAGAACTAAAAGAGAGCTGGAAAAAGCGGTAAAAAAGGCCAAGAGAAACGGAAAAATACCGGAATCTGCACAGCAAACGATTCCGTACGAAATACCGTATGCAGATGGTATCTTTGAATCTACACCGGGTTATTTTACCAAAACAATTGCCTTTGATGATGTTACTTATCAGCTTTTAGACAGGGAAGATAAGAACCAGATCTTTGAGAGCTGGTGCGATCTTATCAATTATTTTGATTCCACCATTCATTTTCAATTCAGCTATTATAATCAGGAAATTGATAAAGATGAATACGCAAAGGATTTTAAAATCCCTCTGCAGGGAGATGATTATGATCTGATTAGAAAAGAGTATTCGGATATGCTGCTCGGGCAATTGGCAAAAGGAACTAATGATATCCGCAAGGAACGATATTTAACCTACGGTGTAAAGGTAGATACTTATAAAGATGCGAAGATCCGGCTGGGAAAGGTTACAACGGCGGTGCAGAAAAGCCTTATGAAGTTTAATTGCAAGTCAAAGGAACTTGATGGATATGAACGGCTGAAGCTCCTGCATCAAATATTCCATCCCGGAACAAAAGAAAAGTTTCTTTGGAACTGGGATATGCCGGTAAAAACAGGTTTATCCAGCAAGGACTTTATTGCGCCGAGTTCCTTTGATTTTAAATTCGGTCCCAAGTTAGATGCCAGCAGATATTTCCGTGTCGGTGATCGTATGGGGGCTGCGTACTATATTAAAATTATGGCATCTGATATGGAAGACCGGGTTATTGCTGACTTGCTGGCCCTTAACCGTAACATGATGATTAATTTGCATGGGGACGTTTATGAACAGGGAAAAGCGCTTACGCTTGTAAAAGAAGAGCTGTCAGATATACAGCAGATGAAAGTGAGGGAGCAAAAAAAGGCAGTGCAGGGTGGTTATGACATGGACATCCTACCTCCAGATCTTGTTATGTATGAAGAGGCAGCCGCAAAGCTGACACAAGACCTGCAAAAGCGCAATGAAAGGCTCATGAATACAACAATAACCGTGATATTAACGGGCAAGAATAAAAAGGATATTGATGAATTTGAATTTGAGTGTAACGGTGTACTTGCTCCTTATCAGTGTAGCTTGGTAAAACTGGACAATAGGCAGGAACAGGGGTATATGTCGGCTCTTCCGCTTGGAAATAATAGTATTGAGATAAAGCGGAGCTTTACGACAACAAACAAAGCAATTTTCATACCTTTCACAACCTCAGAATTATTTACAAAATACGGGCAGTATTACGGCATTAATGCTTTATCTAACAACATTATTTCCGCAAGCAGAAAGTATCTGATGAATCCCAACGGATTGGTCTTTGGAAAACCTGGTTCGGGGAAGACTTTTTTTGTGAAAAGAGAAATTTTGGATGTTTTCTTAAGAACAAAGGATGATAGGATGATTATTGATCCGGAAGGTGAGTATAAATTTCTGGTTCGTCTCTTGGGTGGTCAGGTTATAAAAATTTCTTTGAATTCGCAATATTATATCAACCCGATGCACATCAATCTTTCTTTACTTAATAAGGAAGACAAAGAATATGATCCGATTCTGGCAAAATCAAATTTTGTCATCTCATTCTGTGAATTAATTTTAGGAAATAAATCAACTTTAACCAAAAAAGAAATAAGTGTCATTGATAGCTGCTGTCAGAAAATTTATTCTGAGTTTGCTCTTAATCCAGTACCGGAAAAAATGCCGATTTTGGAAGATTTATATAATGAACTTATGAGGCAGACTGGCAGGGCGAAGCAGGTAGGGGAAGATTTAGCAATGGCGCTGGAACGCTATGTTACCGGTTCCCTTTCTTATTTCAATCACCGTACCAATGTGGACATCGACAACCGGCTGGTTTGTTTTGATTTAAAGGAAATTGACAAGAATCAGAGAGATTTGGCCATGCTTATCATCACTGAAAGTATATGGGACAGAGTCGCAGAGAACCGAAAGAAAAAAGCATATACATGGGTAGATATTGATGAATTCCATGTGTTGTTGCGTAATCCTATGACAGCCGCATATATGGTGGATATATGGAAGCGGTTTCGTAAATGGGGCGGTATTCCAACCGGCATAACGCAGAACGTCAAGGATCTATTTAAAAGCCCTGAAATACAGAATATTCTTGATACAACAGACTTTATTGCTATGTTAAACCAGGCAGGAGATGATGCAAGAATCTTGGCGGATCATTTAGATATATCGGAAGATGAGATGGGATACATAAAAACCGGCGAGCAGGGAAAAGGACTGCTATTTGCAGGGAATACAAAAATCCCCTTTACCGATGAGTTCCCCTGGAATACTTTGGCTTATAAGGTTATGACCACAAAACCGGAGGAAGCATTAGTATCTTAA
- a CDS encoding VirB6/TrbL-like conjugal transfer protein, CD1112 family — MANVVTDSKSTWFASMVEDIEKAVRDKLIESCTGIYNSLFTNMNNKMNEAGGIISQSPSQWSGGTVDLIQNLSETVIFPIAGIIITYVFCYELIQLVSDSNSMKIITPKELIMVLLKAFVALLVLSNSFRIVMAFFELGNYATRKMSRVPDVDVGNTVDISDMLASESIPGLIGAVILLGIAWLITYILAIAIYVAINAWFLEIFIYSSAASIPFATFLNKEWGQMGYNYTRKIMALAFQSFFMLLCLMIYSSRLSDVANGDLTQKLIEIVGGGAVLVFTLFKCGNISASVFNAH, encoded by the coding sequence ATGGCAAATGTAGTTACAGACAGTAAAAGTACCTGGTTTGCGTCAATGGTAGAAGATATAGAAAAGGCAGTAAGAGATAAACTGATTGAAAGCTGCACCGGCATTTATAATTCTTTGTTTACTAACATGAACAATAAAATGAACGAAGCCGGAGGAATTATCAGCCAGTCACCTTCGCAGTGGTCGGGGGGTACGGTAGATTTGATACAGAATCTTTCCGAAACTGTAATCTTTCCGATCGCGGGAATCATTATTACTTATGTTTTTTGTTATGAATTGATTCAGTTAGTTTCTGACTCTAACAGCATGAAAATCATTACGCCGAAAGAGCTTATCATGGTCTTGCTTAAAGCGTTTGTGGCACTTTTGGTTTTAAGTAACAGCTTTCGAATCGTTATGGCATTTTTTGAATTGGGTAATTACGCGACCAGAAAGATGTCGCGGGTACCTGACGTAGATGTGGGCAATACAGTTGATATCAGCGATATGCTGGCCAGTGAAAGTATTCCGGGATTGATTGGTGCGGTTATTCTTCTTGGCATCGCATGGCTGATCACCTATATATTGGCTATTGCAATCTATGTAGCTATCAATGCATGGTTCCTGGAAATATTTATTTATTCTTCAGCAGCCTCCATCCCGTTTGCTACTTTTCTTAACAAGGAATGGGGACAGATGGGATATAACTATACCCGTAAAATTATGGCATTGGCATTTCAAAGCTTTTTCATGCTGCTCTGCTTAATGATTTATAGTTCCCGATTGAGCGATGTGGCAAATGGGGATTTAACCCAGAAACTCATTGAGATAGTGGGGGGCGGTGCTGTGTTAGTATTTACTTTATTTAAGTGCGGAAATATATCTGCATCAGTATTTAATGCACATTAA
- a CDS encoding Maff2 family mobile element protein, with protein MEFFTEVINVMKLLVCGFGAGMAVIGGINFASGHSQHNASKKEDGMGQLMGGGGIFLIGILLVPKLAEFFSI; from the coding sequence ATGGAGTTTTTTACGGAAGTCATTAATGTTATGAAATTGCTTGTGTGTGGATTCGGAGCTGGAATGGCAGTGATAGGAGGCATAAACTTTGCAAGTGGACACAGCCAGCATAACGCATCCAAGAAAGAGGATGGAATGGGTCAGCTAATGGGCGGAGGAGGAATTTTTCTCATTGGAATACTTCTTGTACCGAAGTTGGCTGAGTTCTTCTCGATTTAA
- a CDS encoding VirD4-like conjugal transfer protein, CD1115 family gives MTFPRWNREELLYGLLAAIFLKFYIYSRNLDKKTFRPGEEYGSARWGTPEDIEPYIDKDFSNNMIFSQTEFLSMNPKMDDFELNRNKNVLGVGGTGTGKTYKLVKPALMQAYASYVVTDPKGTLLPQTGYLFEKLGYNIKVIDVKDFSNSMHYNPFAYLRKEEDVLTLANVLYQNLKGEQAGPPLDPTWDNGAILCLSAFISYIWKEAPVEEQNVSTIMEMFLACEIREDDENFKNAIDLLFEDLEKEQPNHFSVRQWKTFQIAAGKTAKSILITLGAMMSPLNMDKVRDLMAYDDLQFDTFGDPGQKTILYCIMSDTDKTFNFILAILFTQMFNVLCNVADIQYGGEMPTPIQFIIDEFANIGKIPQWEILIATIRSRLISAMMFVQTKSQLKAIYKDHAETIIGNCDTTIFLGGKEKTTLKDLEESLGEQTIDLFNESETYSQTRSSGRNFNKVARKLKSVFELNVMPRNKCIVEISGLPPFYSDKYDTKSHPRYKYLSDYNKKNKFDWKEYERRRIQKELAFEPGSLKMYKNDVYTTIPLGDVS, from the coding sequence ATGACATTTCCAAGATGGAATAGAGAGGAATTGCTTTATGGGTTACTTGCTGCTATATTCTTGAAATTTTATATATACAGCCGCAACCTTGATAAAAAGACCTTCAGGCCGGGAGAAGAATATGGGTCTGCCAGATGGGGAACGCCGGAAGACATTGAACCCTACATAGATAAGGATTTCTCTAATAATATGATTTTCTCACAGACGGAATTTTTATCAATGAATCCTAAGATGGACGATTTTGAATTGAACCGTAACAAGAACGTGCTCGGTGTTGGAGGCACTGGTACGGGAAAGACATACAAGCTTGTAAAGCCGGCATTGATGCAAGCATATGCCAGTTATGTTGTTACAGATCCCAAGGGGACATTATTGCCGCAAACGGGATACCTCTTTGAAAAGCTGGGATATAATATCAAAGTAATTGATGTAAAGGACTTTTCAAATTCCATGCACTATAATCCTTTTGCATATCTAAGAAAAGAAGAGGATGTACTAACGTTGGCTAATGTTCTGTACCAAAATTTGAAAGGAGAACAGGCAGGGCCGCCATTAGATCCGACGTGGGATAATGGCGCTATACTTTGTTTAAGTGCATTTATTTCTTATATATGGAAAGAAGCTCCGGTAGAAGAACAGAATGTATCAACTATAATGGAAATGTTCTTAGCCTGCGAGATCCGCGAAGATGATGAGAACTTTAAAAATGCTATTGACCTATTATTTGAGGACTTGGAAAAAGAGCAGCCAAACCATTTTTCTGTCAGACAATGGAAAACTTTTCAGATCGCAGCCGGCAAGACGGCAAAGAGTATATTGATAACGCTCGGTGCCATGATGTCGCCGCTTAATATGGATAAGGTCAGAGATCTTATGGCGTATGATGATTTACAATTTGATACCTTTGGGGACCCTGGACAGAAAACAATTCTTTATTGCATTATGTCTGATACAGACAAGACGTTTAATTTTATCCTTGCTATTTTGTTCACACAAATGTTTAATGTCCTTTGTAATGTCGCGGATATCCAGTATGGAGGAGAAATGCCTACTCCGATACAATTTATCATCGATGAATTTGCAAATATCGGTAAAATACCTCAGTGGGAAATTTTAATAGCCACAATACGAAGCCGGTTGATCAGTGCCATGATGTTCGTACAGACCAAATCACAGTTAAAAGCTATATATAAAGACCATGCAGAAACAATCATAGGTAACTGTGATACGACAATCTTTCTGGGCGGCAAGGAAAAAACGACACTGAAAGACTTGGAGGAATCGTTAGGAGAACAGACCATTGACTTGTTCAATGAGTCAGAAACCTATAGCCAGACACGCAGCTCTGGAAGAAACTTTAATAAGGTGGCAAGAAAGCTCAAATCGGTGTTTGAACTAAATGTAATGCCGAGAAATAAGTGTATTGTAGAAATATCAGGCCTGCCGCCATTTTACTCTGATAAGTACGATACAAAATCTCATCCGAGATATAAGTATTTATCTGATTACAATAAAAAGAATAAATTTGACTGGAAGGAGTATGAAAGGAGGAGAATTCAAAAAGAGTTGGCATTTGAACCCGGAAGTCTAAAAATGTATAAAAACGATGTTTATACAACTATTCCATTGGGCGATGTGTCTTGA
- a CDS encoding DUF3801 domain-containing protein gives MPSLADDTASQLVNKLPGATVKTVKAGKTTIKGSWKGICLTFKMGKFGLKGIIKAMKKFLDMTHEGQQYSSKNISMKALQEKGNVVGIEVPIMQGVMKPLDKLCRKYGIKYTAMYDKSKNEYYMFFNAKNTDIVNTFFKKATEEYFVNEAKKEKAAENGKDASASSRSSVRGKINFFRDWVKKHNESREKMKGKHREERSL, from the coding sequence ATGCCAAGCTTAGCAGATGATACGGCATCACAACTGGTCAATAAGTTACCAGGAGCCACAGTAAAAACAGTGAAAGCCGGGAAAACAACTATCAAAGGTAGCTGGAAGGGAATCTGTTTGACCTTTAAAATGGGAAAGTTTGGCCTTAAGGGAATTATAAAGGCCATGAAAAAGTTCTTAGATATGACGCATGAGGGCCAACAGTATTCTTCTAAGAATATTTCAATGAAAGCGCTACAGGAAAAAGGTAATGTAGTTGGAATTGAAGTGCCTATCATGCAGGGAGTTATGAAGCCTCTTGACAAATTGTGCAGGAAATACGGAATAAAATATACCGCCATGTATGATAAATCGAAAAATGAGTATTACATGTTTTTTAATGCAAAGAATACAGATATTGTTAATACCTTTTTCAAAAAGGCAACCGAAGAATATTTTGTAAATGAAGCGAAAAAAGAAAAGGCCGCTGAAAACGGAAAGGATGCGTCTGCAAGTAGTCGCAGTTCGGTAAGAGGTAAAATAAACTTTTTTCGTGATTGGGTTAAAAAGCATAATGAAAGCCGGGAAAAGATGAAAGGTAAACACCGGGAAGAGAGATCACTATGA
- a CDS encoding HNH endonuclease signature motif containing protein yields the protein MGNTEVKRKAIPKRIRIKVYEKYNGHCAYCGCEMELGEMQVDHVQSLYWYGGADNMSNYMPACRECNFYKSTLTLEKFREQIITIPERLEKEFTYRLSKKYGIIKETHIPIKFYYETVN from the coding sequence ATGGGCAATACCGAAGTAAAGAGAAAAGCAATCCCTAAAAGAATTCGAATAAAGGTCTATGAAAAATATAATGGTCATTGTGCCTATTGTGGCTGTGAGATGGAGCTTGGTGAAATGCAAGTTGATCACGTGCAATCTTTATACTGGTATGGTGGTGCAGATAATATGAGTAATTACATGCCAGCGTGTAGAGAGTGTAATTTTTATAAAAGTACTTTAACTTTGGAAAAATTTAGGGAACAGATAATAACTATCCCTGAACGTTTGGAGAAAGAATTTACATATCGCTTATCAAAGAAATATGGAATTATCAAGGAAACTCATATACCGATTAAATTTTATTATGAGACGGTAAATTAG
- a CDS encoding replication initiator protein A, with protein MLARKGERILFTNDLAFSYFVGDESEQFSFVKVPKLFFTDSRFEELSYGAKILYGLLLDRMSLSRKNKWLDESRRVYVIYTIDSITEDFRVSKTIAVRFMQELEKFGLIEKKRRPNQAAMIYVKNFILTNEEEEVLSDKMPEIQGCPESGSPESGSPENRNPEVQNLEVHNMEFPKTPQLQGSPKYGSPENGIPEVHNMESNKTNIDDDVNYISSSNNSREEDIRKIIQEKINYENIVASSQYDLEIVDLVVHCLANLFLLSKESHKIDNVQMPAEKVQQTIYAKLSERSFRQVLDNISANGSGTIYNMQNYVTTCFYKLQTVPKGSAKIQSDAFSFNGFKQHDYDFEELEKELLKIR; from the coding sequence GTGCTTGCGAGAAAGGGGGAAAGAATATTGTTTACAAACGATTTGGCCTTTAGTTACTTTGTAGGGGATGAAAGCGAACAATTTTCTTTTGTAAAAGTTCCGAAGTTATTTTTTACAGACTCCAGGTTTGAGGAGTTATCATATGGTGCAAAGATTCTTTATGGATTGCTCTTGGATCGTATGAGTCTGTCAAGAAAGAATAAATGGCTTGATGAAAGTAGGAGAGTCTATGTAATTTACACTATTGATAGTATAACAGAAGATTTTAGAGTATCAAAAACAATAGCGGTAAGATTCATGCAAGAATTAGAAAAATTTGGTCTTATTGAAAAGAAAAGACGACCAAATCAGGCAGCTATGATTTATGTTAAGAACTTCATTTTAACAAATGAAGAGGAAGAGGTGTTATCAGATAAAATGCCGGAGATACAAGGATGTCCAGAATCTGGAAGTCCTGAATCCGGAAGTCCAGAAAATAGAAATCCGGAAGTCCAGAATCTGGAAGTCCATAATATGGAATTCCCTAAAACGCCGCAACTACAAGGAAGTCCTAAATATGGAAGTCCGGAAAATGGAATTCCGGAAGTCCATAATATGGAATCTAATAAGACTAATATAGATGATGATGTAAATTATATATCATCATCTAATAACAGTAGGGAAGAAGATATTAGGAAAATAATTCAAGAAAAAATAAATTACGAAAATATTGTTGCATCCAGCCAATATGATTTAGAGATTGTTGATCTGGTTGTTCATTGCCTTGCTAATTTATTTCTATTATCAAAAGAGAGTCACAAAATTGATAATGTTCAAATGCCGGCGGAGAAGGTTCAACAGACAATATATGCTAAGTTATCAGAGAGAAGCTTTCGGCAAGTACTGGACAACATATCTGCTAACGGATCGGGAACGATCTATAACATGCAAAACTATGTGACTACTTGTTTTTATAAATTACAAACTGTTCCAAAGGGGTCAGCGAAGATACAGAGCGATGCTTTTTCATTTAATGGATTTAAGCAGCATGATTATGATTTTGAAGAATTAGAAAAAGAATTATTAAAAATTAGATAA
- a CDS encoding TspO/MBR family protein, whose translation MKMQNRSALIIFILIPLAIGSLSALISGNMSMYYSLNKPAFSPPANLFSIVWTILYILMGISSYIIYISGNPNTTKALYVYALQLFFNFCWSIIFFGLSQYLFAFIWLLILILLIVKMIQLFYKISPIAAYLQIPYLIWCIFAAYLNYVIYKMN comes from the coding sequence ATGAAAATGCAGAATAGAAGCGCATTAATTATTTTTATACTTATTCCTTTGGCTATTGGCTCATTATCAGCACTTATTAGTGGTAATATGTCAATGTACTACTCATTAAATAAGCCAGCTTTTAGTCCTCCGGCTAATCTCTTCTCCATTGTTTGGACTATACTTTATATTTTAATGGGAATTTCATCATACATAATATACATTTCGGGAAATCCAAATACCACCAAAGCATTATATGTATACGCACTTCAACTGTTCTTTAACTTTTGTTGGAGCATCATATTTTTTGGTCTCTCTCAATACTTATTTGCTTTTATATGGTTGCTTATATTAATATTATTAATAGTTAAAATGATTCAGCTTTTCTACAAAATCAGTCCAATAGCAGCGTATCTACAAATTCCATATCTAATATGGTGTATATTTGCTGCATATCTAAACTATGTAATTTATAAGATGAATTAG
- a CDS encoding HNH endonuclease signature motif containing protein, which translates to MEYARNVMNNSMIVLINAKTHAEQKKNKKRTLISGNQIGIRINLRFKRGEQMAVEIKVIKRRKLSKAERTEIHNKYDGHCAYCGCEIDFSKMQVDHAKPLRIGGTDTMDNMMPACRSCNSYKTTFDVEGFRNYEKNKWLYEKAPKEAADLFI; encoded by the coding sequence ATGGAGTATGCAAGGAATGTGATGAACAACTCAATGATTGTTTTAATAAATGCAAAAACCCATGCAGAACAAAAGAAGAACAAAAAACGAACTTTGATAAGTGGAAACCAGATTGGGATAAGGATTAACCTGAGATTTAAGAGAGGAGAACAGATGGCCGTTGAAATTAAAGTGATAAAAAGACGAAAGTTATCTAAAGCAGAGAGGACAGAAATACATAATAAATATGATGGACACTGTGCCTATTGTGGCTGTGAGATTGATTTTAGCAAGATGCAGGTGGATCATGCAAAGCCGCTAAGAATAGGCGGAACGGACACTATGGACAACATGATGCCAGCTTGCAGGAGTTGTAATTCTTACAAAACAACTTTTGACGTGGAAGGCTTCAGAAATTATGAGAAGAATAAATGGCTTTATGAGAAAGCGCCAAAAGAAGCGGCTGATCTATTTATATAG
- a CDS encoding DNA methyltransferase — MLDFGYYNMDCRDGMREFPDKYFDLAIVDPVYGDVKVGGYMNGKSQGGVGPHPEYDYSIWNQEKTDQKYFDELFRVSKNQIIFGGNYFAEEIGKNSSCWIVWDKCNGTTNWADCELAWTSFNSAVRMFKFMWNGMLQGKSIEHGDIMQGNKALNEKRIHPTQKPVALYKWILNNFCQPGWKLLDTHTGSASSLIAFYDLGYDFVAFEKEKGYYDLSSKRLNEHKSQITLFDIGMDR; from the coding sequence GTGTTAGATTTTGGATATTATAACATGGACTGTAGGGATGGAATGAGAGAATTTCCAGATAAGTATTTTGATCTTGCAATAGTGGATCCAGTGTATGGAGATGTAAAAGTAGGCGGGTATATGAATGGAAAGTCTCAGGGAGGAGTAGGTCCACACCCCGAATATGATTACTCCATCTGGAATCAGGAAAAAACAGACCAAAAGTATTTTGATGAATTGTTTCGTGTAAGCAAGAATCAGATTATATTTGGCGGTAACTATTTCGCTGAGGAAATAGGTAAAAATAGCTCATGTTGGATTGTATGGGATAAATGTAATGGAACTACGAACTGGGCCGATTGCGAATTAGCATGGACTTCTTTCAACTCTGCAGTAAGAATGTTTAAGTTTATGTGGAATGGAATGTTACAAGGAAAGTCTATTGAGCATGGAGATATTATGCAAGGCAATAAGGCATTAAATGAAAAAAGGATCCACCCGACACAAAAACCAGTAGCATTATACAAGTGGATCCTAAATAACTTTTGTCAGCCAGGTTGGAAATTACTTGATACCCATACGGGCAGCGCAAGTAGCTTGATAGCATTTTATGATTTGGGGTATGACTTCGTAGCTTTTGAAAAAGAAAAAGGTTATTACGACTTATCTTCAAAAAGACTAAATGAGCATAAATCACAGATAACATTATTTGATATTGGAATGGACAGGTAA
- a CDS encoding DUF2786 domain-containing protein has product MNEKILQRLKKLQALAERGVGGEKSTAQAMLDKLLAKNGIETLEELETEEVEYFLFSYKGKHEITLLKQCMYKVIGAAAGREYYKSHGTRQKIGIYCTKAQKIEIELEFEFYRNVFYEELDNFMCAFIQAQKIFPTDAPRRDIDITELTPEDLSRMAMQDAIKKRTRAAMIETSSNP; this is encoded by the coding sequence ATGAATGAAAAGATACTACAGCGCCTCAAAAAGTTACAAGCATTGGCAGAACGTGGTGTGGGCGGGGAAAAATCAACGGCGCAAGCCATGCTGGATAAGCTGTTAGCAAAGAACGGCATAGAGACACTGGAAGAGCTAGAAACAGAAGAGGTAGAGTATTTTTTATTCAGCTACAAAGGAAAGCATGAGATTACACTACTTAAGCAATGCATGTATAAGGTTATCGGAGCGGCGGCGGGGCGGGAGTATTATAAAAGTCATGGAACACGACAGAAAATAGGTATTTACTGCACCAAAGCCCAAAAGATAGAGATAGAACTTGAATTTGAGTTTTACCGCAATGTCTTTTATGAAGAATTAGACAATTTTATGTGCGCTTTTATCCAAGCTCAAAAGATATTCCCGACAGACGCACCACGAAGGGATATTGATATAACAGAGCTGACACCAGAGGACTTAAGCCGCATGGCAATGCAAGACGCTATAAAAAAGAGAACCAGAGCGGCAATGATAGAAACTTCAAGTAATCCATAA
- a CDS encoding AAA family ATPase, with amino-acid sequence MGRIIAIANQKGGVGKTTTCISLGVGLARKKKRVLLIDFDPQGNSTQSLGYNPDMLEVTVSDVLDRVIEKDYTIANDYGIIHSQEGIDILPANIELATMEMKLLAVYIGREKILDKYIQMISDNYDYILLDCKPSLDIITLNALTAADSVLIPVQAQFYSVKGLEQLLNTINQVVTGGLNTRLTIEGILLTLANPQTNNFKEIKKVVEGAYGQHINVYHTHIPRAVTAEEAPASGKSIYLYDGTGKVAAAYEQFTQEFIKEA; translated from the coding sequence ATGGGTAGAATTATTGCGATTGCGAATCAAAAGGGTGGAGTAGGAAAAACCACGACATGCATTAGTTTAGGTGTTGGTCTTGCGAGGAAAAAGAAGAGAGTCTTGCTCATAGACTTTGACCCGCAGGGGAACTCAACGCAATCTTTGGGCTATAATCCGGACATGCTCGAAGTTACTGTAAGTGACGTGCTCGACAGAGTCATAGAAAAGGATTACACAATAGCCAATGATTATGGAATCATTCACAGCCAGGAAGGTATTGATATTCTCCCGGCCAACATAGAACTGGCAACTATGGAAATGAAGTTGCTGGCTGTCTATATAGGCAGAGAAAAGATCCTCGACAAATATATTCAAATGATCTCTGATAATTACGATTATATATTATTGGACTGTAAACCGAGTCTGGACATTATCACCTTAAATGCACTTACGGCAGCCGATAGCGTACTGATACCAGTCCAGGCGCAGTTCTACAGTGTAAAGGGCTTAGAGCAGCTTCTTAATACCATTAATCAGGTCGTAACGGGAGGATTGAATACAAGACTGACAATTGAAGGTATTCTGCTAACACTTGCAAATCCTCAGACGAATAACTTCAAAGAAATTAAAAAGGTAGTAGAAGGAGCCTATGGGCAGCATATAAATGTTTATCACACGCATATTCCCAGGGCAGTAACAGCAGAGGAAGCCCCGGCATCCGGAAAAAGCATCTATCTTTATGACGGAACAGGAAAAGTGGCGGCTGCCTATGAACAGTTCACGCAAGAATTTATAAAGGAGGCATAG